One stretch of Novosphingobium pentaromativorans US6-1 DNA includes these proteins:
- a CDS encoding structural cement protein Gp24, whose product MAELQISYTDQLASGFAGMDADGETENRITRSCEDAAGIAFGRPAYRGSGDHGLTGTVGTLATFLGFTRATSGLGLLAGQSADTYAQYDNVSIKTSGAIFVEVTGSVNDGDPITIGTGAGAADDIGATTADATHIATGWIADETVTDGVCRIVKR is encoded by the coding sequence ATGGCTGAGCTTCAGATTAGCTACACCGACCAGCTTGCTTCGGGCTTTGCTGGCATGGACGCCGATGGCGAAACCGAAAACCGCATCACTCGCTCTTGTGAAGACGCTGCCGGTATTGCCTTCGGCCGCCCAGCGTATCGCGGATCGGGAGACCACGGTCTGACCGGGACCGTCGGCACACTCGCAACTTTCTTGGGCTTCACCCGCGCAACCTCTGGCCTCGGCCTCCTCGCGGGCCAATCTGCGGACACCTACGCCCAGTACGACAATGTCTCAATCAAGACTAGCGGGGCGATCTTCGTTGAAGTCACTGGATCGGTGAACGACGGCGATCCGATCACCATCGGTACTGGCGCAGGCGCCGCTGACGACATCGGCGCAACCACCGCCGACGCAACTCACATCGCGACCGGCTGGATCGCTGACGAAACCGTCACGGACGGCGTTTGCCGCATCGTGAAGCGCTAA
- a CDS encoding HK97 gp10 family phage protein, translated as MPVKRTGNIAIKIQKLTPEIEAALRPVVYAIADEVKTDAQISLSTGAVSGAGHVPSAPGTPPNSDTGHLADSIEVEEMGPLRARVVAKAEYAAIQELGGTINHPGGTPYFMKDGKPVFVSNSGYGAFHHLPKTKPHTITLPERPFMRPAGIKNQKSGKALMKAAVARVLKTGKL; from the coding sequence ATGCCCGTGAAGCGCACAGGCAACATCGCGATCAAGATCCAGAAGCTGACGCCGGAGATCGAGGCGGCATTGCGGCCGGTCGTCTATGCGATAGCGGACGAAGTAAAGACCGATGCGCAGATCAGTCTATCTACCGGAGCGGTATCCGGTGCTGGCCACGTCCCAAGCGCACCAGGCACACCGCCGAACAGCGACACCGGCCATCTTGCCGATAGTATCGAGGTCGAGGAAATGGGGCCTCTGCGCGCCCGCGTCGTTGCGAAAGCTGAGTACGCGGCGATTCAGGAGCTTGGCGGGACCATCAATCACCCCGGTGGCACTCCGTACTTCATGAAGGATGGTAAGCCCGTTTTCGTGAGCAACAGCGGGTATGGTGCGTTCCATCATTTACCTAAGACGAAGCCGCACACGATCACGCTGCCCGAGCGCCCCTTCATGCGTCCTGCAGGCATCAAAAACCAGAAGAGCGGTAAGGCGCTGATGAAGGCCGCGGTTGCTAGGGTGCTCAAGACCGGTAAACTATAA
- the gp17 gene encoding tail completion protein gp17 yields MITRLNPANEVQEAILKALADDVALAALTSRIYPQQAPTEPVRPFVRFGAPIITPRKVDGGDSADVSAAVHCFTDSTTATPDGRQMATTIAAHIARILDAMTSISLEDGVELNVYVQQVQCMQDGDASSWHSFVTFRAEAA; encoded by the coding sequence ATGATCACCCGCCTCAATCCAGCCAATGAAGTGCAGGAAGCCATCCTGAAGGCTCTCGCGGATGACGTGGCACTAGCCGCCCTAACATCGCGCATCTACCCTCAGCAGGCGCCGACAGAGCCGGTTCGCCCGTTCGTCAGGTTCGGGGCTCCGATCATTACCCCACGCAAAGTGGATGGCGGGGACAGCGCTGACGTATCTGCGGCCGTACATTGCTTCACCGATTCCACGACGGCCACGCCTGACGGCCGGCAGATGGCGACGACCATTGCCGCGCACATCGCGCGCATTCTCGATGCCATGACCTCGATCTCACTCGAGGACGGTGTCGAACTCAACGTCTATGTCCAGCAGGTCCAGTGCATGCAGGATGGCGATGCATCATCCTGGCATTCCTTCGTCACCTTCCGGGCCGAGGCCGCATAA
- a CDS encoding DUF2184 domain-containing protein, which translates to MTAITFKDGMISDVEAFVMADDATQSRIFNLWAVYDAQQALAFADRVHEFLVDAQVGRAFLTPQLHRIETMVYMRKYPSFDLTGILSVNEDGDMWDVGTVFYSMDQVGKAAFLAGGSFDVPYADVLNDQHVHGFYLAGIGYEWNIQDMQRAAKLGRALSADKAGAARKSAAAFKRSIAMTGKAPGAATSEKGWTGLVNNASVPAANVTADGTGSTTPWANKTPDQISRDIWAAVNAVETQTGETHTATTVGLPTQKLRYIEQTRMTDTGSTILSYIRGNRDGGENINFVPIRELAGAGSGSTDRMVAYDNSEEVSKFHLPGDHEFLPPFQKGSMVYEVAGIMNVGGTEIRLPKALTYRDGI; encoded by the coding sequence ATGACCGCAATCACCTTCAAGGACGGCATGATCTCGGACGTTGAAGCGTTCGTGATGGCCGATGACGCCACCCAGAGCCGGATCTTCAATCTCTGGGCGGTGTACGACGCACAGCAGGCACTCGCTTTTGCTGATCGCGTTCATGAATTCCTCGTCGACGCTCAGGTCGGCCGGGCATTTCTGACGCCGCAGCTGCACCGCATCGAGACCATGGTCTACATGCGCAAGTATCCCAGCTTCGACCTGACTGGCATTCTCTCGGTCAACGAAGACGGCGACATGTGGGATGTCGGCACCGTCTTCTACAGTATGGACCAGGTCGGCAAGGCCGCGTTCCTTGCTGGCGGCTCCTTCGACGTGCCTTACGCCGATGTGCTGAATGACCAGCATGTCCATGGATTCTACCTGGCCGGCATCGGCTATGAGTGGAACATCCAAGACATGCAGCGCGCCGCCAAGCTGGGACGCGCGCTTTCTGCGGACAAGGCGGGCGCCGCTCGCAAGTCGGCCGCTGCGTTCAAGCGCTCGATCGCAATGACCGGGAAGGCTCCCGGTGCCGCGACCAGCGAGAAGGGTTGGACCGGACTGGTCAACAACGCATCGGTACCGGCCGCGAACGTCACCGCAGATGGTACTGGCTCGACCACTCCGTGGGCGAACAAGACGCCCGATCAGATCAGCCGCGATATCTGGGCTGCGGTGAATGCAGTGGAAACGCAAACTGGCGAAACGCACACCGCGACCACGGTTGGCCTTCCGACCCAGAAGCTGCGCTACATCGAGCAGACCCGCATGACGGACACCGGCAGCACGATCCTCTCCTACATTCGCGGCAACCGCGACGGTGGCGAGAACATCAACTTCGTGCCTATCCGTGAATTGGCTGGCGCTGGCTCGGGCAGCACCGACCGCATGGTGGCCTACGACAATTCGGAAGAGGTGTCGAAGTTCCACCTGCCCGGCGACCACGAGTTCCTGCCGCCCTTCCAAAAGGGCAGCATGGTCTACGAAGTGGCGGGCATCATGAACGTCGGTGGCACCGAAATTCGGCTGCCCAAGGCGCTCACTTATCGGGACGGGATCTGA
- a CDS encoding DUF4054 domain-containing protein, with product MITWPSKDPDEVLNYTWQPGNDSGDAIASYTATVATGTVAIESDSKTDTSVTVVLSGGTSGEAAALTLRATTDAGLVFEETALIAIVASDAGFSSSFQAIFPAFASASREAIAYWKARAERVITDAFGDDQQHATMLLTAHYLVMQGLGSQADSQRWANFAGASRVKSGSLELAWDSSVKSTGSRYGDEVYGLILNYLGGPTVTGTGTFPVAVNYGGLY from the coding sequence ATGATCACTTGGCCATCGAAAGACCCTGACGAGGTCCTGAACTACACCTGGCAGCCGGGGAACGACAGCGGTGACGCAATCGCGAGCTATACCGCGACCGTCGCAACCGGCACCGTGGCTATCGAGAGCGACAGCAAGACCGACACCTCAGTGACCGTCGTTCTTTCTGGGGGCACCTCGGGAGAAGCCGCGGCGCTCACCTTGCGCGCGACCACGGACGCGGGCCTCGTGTTCGAAGAGACCGCCCTCATCGCCATCGTTGCAAGCGATGCCGGGTTCTCGTCTTCGTTTCAGGCGATCTTCCCGGCCTTCGCGTCAGCCTCGCGCGAGGCGATCGCGTACTGGAAGGCCAGAGCGGAGCGCGTCATCACCGATGCATTCGGAGACGACCAGCAGCACGCGACGATGCTGCTCACCGCACATTACCTAGTGATGCAGGGCCTTGGCTCTCAGGCCGATAGCCAGCGCTGGGCCAACTTCGCCGGGGCCTCGCGCGTGAAATCCGGATCTCTCGAGCTGGCATGGGATTCGTCGGTCAAGTCGACCGGCTCGCGCTACGGCGATGAGGTTTACGGCCTGATCCTCAACTATCTCGGTGGGCCCACGGTCACCGGCACGGGCACCTTCCCCGTCGCGGTAAACTATGGCGGGCTATACTGA
- a CDS encoding anti-CBASS protein Acb1 family protein, translated as MAEVRIRNVRPKPGFVFDGRAVVPQSMTHDSIVNLLTGRGTSVDRTSHNFWHHIPMPPEQIEAAYRSSWLMSKIVDLPAMDMVREWREWELDAEEIKKVEEAEKRLGVRQAILTGLIYGRLGGGVVILGSGTDMAAPARDSDKLLYVKALPRRVIGLGETDWDVTSENFGEPAWFTINGARGSDRIHPSRVIVFKGERVPGLTGLTSEEQFWGDSVIERIDRAVKNADTATDGFATLIDEAKIDYYKLAELANLLLQPGGLDKARARVEAMNMAKSTHRAVIMDAGDDWEQRQINWAGMPDMIKTYLAIVAGAADIPATRLLGKSPDGMNSTGESDEKNYRASIATKQDMTLRPALDKLDRLLLPGLGIASDTYWDFCPLDTPTEKERAEVENKEADTYTKLVNAGFPEGPLTKSMAARMVDSGNWPELGDELAKMPEIPEADPNLPDPSALVARAKGGGQSSRGVGGSIGSGSPSPAQDAFFADAQPRPLYVQRKLLNAGELIAWAKANGFKSTLAADDMHVTVLFSRTPVDPMKMGDSWTGDDEGRIRIKPGGPRAIERLGESAVVLLFSSWEIESRHRSMVEAGGSHDFDTYQPHITLSYEVPAEFDLEAVKPFSGALEFGPEIFEPLDLDWKSKVTEA; from the coding sequence ATGGCCGAAGTCCGCATCCGCAACGTCCGACCGAAACCCGGCTTCGTCTTCGACGGGCGCGCGGTTGTCCCGCAGTCCATGACGCACGACAGCATCGTCAATCTGCTCACCGGGCGCGGGACCAGTGTCGACCGCACGTCGCACAACTTCTGGCACCACATTCCGATGCCGCCCGAGCAGATCGAGGCGGCCTATCGCTCGTCCTGGCTGATGAGCAAGATCGTCGACTTGCCCGCAATGGACATGGTGCGCGAGTGGCGTGAATGGGAACTCGACGCCGAAGAGATCAAGAAGGTCGAGGAGGCCGAGAAGCGCCTCGGTGTTCGTCAGGCGATCCTGACCGGCCTCATCTACGGCAGGCTCGGCGGCGGAGTCGTCATCCTCGGATCCGGCACCGACATGGCCGCGCCCGCCCGTGACAGCGACAAGCTGCTGTACGTCAAGGCACTACCCCGCCGCGTGATCGGCTTGGGCGAAACCGACTGGGACGTGACCAGTGAGAATTTCGGCGAACCGGCGTGGTTCACGATCAACGGCGCGCGGGGATCTGACCGAATCCACCCCTCTCGCGTCATCGTGTTCAAGGGCGAGCGTGTCCCCGGACTCACCGGCCTGACCAGCGAGGAGCAATTCTGGGGCGACAGCGTGATCGAGCGCATTGATCGCGCGGTGAAGAACGCGGACACGGCGACGGATGGCTTTGCCACTCTGATCGATGAAGCCAAGATCGATTACTACAAGCTCGCCGAACTAGCGAATTTGCTCTTACAGCCCGGAGGCCTCGACAAGGCTCGAGCGCGGGTCGAGGCCATGAACATGGCGAAGTCAACGCACCGCGCTGTTATCATGGATGCGGGCGACGACTGGGAGCAGCGTCAGATCAACTGGGCTGGCATGCCCGACATGATCAAGACCTATCTCGCGATCGTTGCCGGTGCCGCCGACATTCCCGCCACCCGCCTTCTCGGCAAGTCACCCGACGGCATGAACAGCACAGGCGAGAGCGACGAGAAGAACTACCGAGCCAGCATCGCGACCAAGCAGGACATGACGCTGCGCCCTGCCCTCGACAAGCTCGACCGTCTTCTCCTGCCAGGCCTCGGTATCGCCTCGGACACCTATTGGGACTTCTGCCCGCTCGACACGCCAACTGAGAAGGAGCGCGCCGAAGTCGAGAACAAGGAAGCGGACACCTACACGAAACTGGTCAACGCAGGATTCCCCGAAGGTCCGCTCACGAAGTCCATGGCCGCCCGCATGGTCGACAGTGGCAATTGGCCTGAGCTCGGCGATGAACTGGCGAAGATGCCGGAGATTCCCGAGGCCGATCCGAATTTGCCTGATCCAAGCGCCCTCGTGGCCAGAGCGAAAGGAGGTGGTCAATCGTCTCGGGGTGTCGGCGGGTCGATTGGAAGCGGCTCGCCCAGCCCTGCTCAGGATGCGTTCTTCGCTGACGCTCAGCCCCGACCACTCTATGTCCAGCGCAAGCTGCTCAACGCTGGCGAACTGATTGCCTGGGCAAAGGCCAACGGCTTCAAGTCGACGCTTGCAGCCGACGACATGCACGTGACCGTGCTGTTTTCGCGCACGCCGGTCGATCCCATGAAGATGGGCGACAGCTGGACCGGTGACGATGAAGGCCGGATCCGGATCAAGCCGGGTGGCCCGCGCGCGATCGAGCGGCTTGGCGAGAGCGCCGTCGTGCTGCTGTTCTCGTCGTGGGAGATTGAGAGCCGCCATCGGTCCATGGTCGAGGCAGGCGGTTCGCACGACTTTGACACGTATCAGCCCCACATCACCCTGTCGTATGAGGTCCCGGCTGAATTCGATCTTGAGGCGGTCAAGCCGTTCAGCGGCGCGCTGGAGTTCGGACCGGAGATTTTTGAGCCGCTCGACCTCGATTGGAAAAGCAAGGTCACCGAGGCGTGA
- the terL gene encoding phage terminase large subunit: MNAHTSITPGIGHNGGPPITETTIKPQPGPQTEFLSSPADIVIYGGGAGGGKTWGLLMEPLRHIGNPGFGAVFFRRSTVQIRNEGGLWDESAVLYPQIGGSPKEHVLSWDFPTGASVSFAHLEHDKTRFNWQGSQIPLICFDELTHFSAVQFWYMVSRNRSMCGVRPYIRATCNPDADSWVAELIAWWIDQDTGLPIPERSGVLRWFVRVGEDLKWADSPDELACYTMINDAGEQVPIPPKSLTFIPAKLTDNKALMAADPGYMASLLALPLVERERLLGGNWKIRPAAGLYFQRSWCRVVDAVPAGTVWGRGYDLAATIPTPDNPDPDFLASVRIGRTPDGRYIVTDCRTTRTSPAGMERFILNTASEDGHSVEISLPQDPGQAGKSQVAQLVKMLSGYTVRYSTETGDKATRFGPFSAQAEAGNVDVLRGVWNDGWFNALEGFPVAKHDDEVDATSRAFEIVSLNKASIWDSM; encoded by the coding sequence GTGAATGCCCACACCTCGATCACTCCCGGCATAGGCCACAACGGCGGCCCGCCGATCACCGAAACCACGATCAAGCCGCAGCCGGGTCCCCAGACCGAGTTCCTTTCCTCTCCCGCCGATATCGTCATCTACGGTGGCGGCGCTGGCGGTGGGAAGACCTGGGGCCTGCTCATGGAGCCCCTGCGGCACATCGGCAATCCCGGTTTCGGTGCGGTCTTCTTCCGCCGGTCGACGGTCCAGATCCGCAACGAGGGCGGCCTATGGGACGAGAGCGCCGTCCTGTATCCGCAGATCGGAGGCAGCCCGAAAGAGCATGTGCTCTCGTGGGACTTCCCGACCGGCGCGTCGGTCAGCTTCGCCCACCTGGAGCACGATAAGACCCGCTTCAACTGGCAGGGCTCGCAGATCCCACTGATCTGCTTCGACGAGCTCACGCACTTCAGCGCGGTCCAGTTCTGGTACATGGTCAGCCGCAACCGCTCGATGTGCGGCGTGCGGCCCTACATCCGCGCGACCTGCAACCCTGACGCAGACAGTTGGGTCGCCGAACTCATCGCATGGTGGATCGATCAGGACACTGGTCTGCCGATTCCGGAACGGTCCGGCGTGCTGCGCTGGTTCGTTCGCGTTGGCGAAGACCTCAAGTGGGCAGACAGCCCCGACGAGCTCGCATGCTACACCATGATCAACGACGCGGGCGAGCAAGTTCCGATCCCGCCGAAGTCGCTGACCTTCATCCCTGCCAAGCTGACGGACAACAAGGCGCTAATGGCAGCCGACCCGGGCTACATGGCGTCGCTGCTCGCCCTGCCGCTGGTCGAGCGCGAGCGCCTGCTAGGCGGCAACTGGAAGATCCGACCCGCAGCTGGCTTGTACTTCCAGCGATCATGGTGCCGTGTCGTCGATGCGGTGCCGGCCGGAACAGTATGGGGGCGTGGCTACGACCTGGCGGCAACGATACCGACTCCCGACAACCCAGACCCTGACTTCCTCGCATCGGTTCGGATTGGCCGCACGCCAGATGGCCGGTACATCGTGACAGATTGCCGCACGACGAGGACCAGTCCCGCTGGCATGGAGCGCTTTATCCTCAACACAGCGTCCGAGGACGGGCATTCCGTCGAAATCTCACTGCCGCAAGATCCGGGTCAGGCAGGTAAGAGCCAGGTCGCCCAGCTCGTGAAGATGCTGAGCGGGTACACCGTTCGCTATTCAACCGAGACAGGCGATAAGGCGACGCGCTTCGGGCCGTTTTCTGCTCAGGCAGAGGCGGGCAACGTGGATGTTCTGCGTGGGGTATGGAACGACGGATGGTTCAATGCCCTTGAGGGCTTCCCGGTCGCGAAGCATGACGACGAGGTAGACGCTACATCGCGGGCCTTCGAGATCGTCTCGCTGAACAAGGCGAGTATCTGGGACAGCATGTAG
- a CDS encoding DUF2213 domain-containing protein gives MAQFRDTLTLDAPRRTKDGFLAVRARAARTGVYQYLGSEIDPQNQHGLRDKGLVNVLRDDATVFDETAARSFIGKPITDNHPREAVTSENWRDHARGTVMGAMRDGDYLAFDLLLTDASAIRKVDGGKRELSNGYSADIEIGNFTAKDGTVCVARQTKITGNHVALVDAGRAGPECAIKDHAICDAITADELAKLQASLTKDSNMKKIVLDGLQVDLADADAVAVAIDKLQTKIATSDKALADAQSAHDKAMAAKDAEIDDLKSKVVDQAQIDALADAKAAVVADAKKIAGDKLGDTAGKTVADVRRMALDAKGIDTKDKSDDYVEARFDALKDASPNKPKVLDSIRNPQFVANDSASIHAAAKSARNR, from the coding sequence ATGGCACAGTTCCGCGACACCCTGACGCTAGACGCCCCGCGCCGCACCAAGGACGGCTTTCTCGCTGTTCGCGCGCGGGCCGCTCGCACTGGCGTCTACCAGTACCTCGGCAGCGAGATCGACCCGCAGAACCAGCACGGCCTGCGCGACAAGGGTCTCGTCAACGTTCTGCGCGACGATGCGACCGTGTTCGACGAGACAGCGGCCCGCTCGTTCATCGGTAAGCCCATTACCGACAATCACCCTCGCGAGGCAGTCACATCCGAGAATTGGCGCGATCATGCACGCGGCACCGTCATGGGAGCGATGCGCGATGGCGACTATCTCGCTTTCGACCTCCTGCTGACCGACGCCAGTGCGATCCGTAAGGTCGATGGCGGCAAGCGCGAACTCTCGAACGGCTACAGCGCCGATATCGAGATCGGCAACTTCACGGCGAAGGACGGCACAGTCTGTGTCGCTCGTCAGACCAAGATCACCGGCAACCACGTCGCGCTCGTCGACGCAGGCCGAGCCGGTCCCGAATGCGCGATCAAGGATCATGCGATCTGCGACGCCATCACCGCCGATGAGCTGGCGAAGCTCCAGGCATCCCTGACAAAGGACAGCAACATGAAGAAGATCGTGCTCGACGGTCTGCAGGTCGATCTGGCGGATGCGGATGCCGTCGCCGTCGCGATCGACAAGCTGCAGACCAAGATCGCCACGAGCGACAAGGCCCTCGCCGACGCTCAGTCCGCCCATGACAAGGCTATGGCCGCCAAGGATGCCGAGATCGACGATCTCAAGTCCAAGGTCGTCGACCAGGCGCAGATTGACGCCCTCGCCGATGCGAAGGCTGCGGTCGTCGCCGATGCCAAGAAGATCGCGGGCGACAAGCTTGGCGATACCGCCGGTAAGACCGTCGCTGACGTTCGCCGCATGGCTCTCGACGCCAAGGGCATCGATACCAAGGACAAGTCGGACGATTACGTTGAGGCGCGTTTCGATGCGCTCAAGGACGCGTCGCCGAACAAGCCCAAGGTGCTCGACAGCATCCGCAACCCGCAGTTCGTGGCGAACGATTCCGCCTCGATTCACGCCGCGGCTAAGTCCGCGCGCAACCGCTAA